A genomic window from Oscillospiraceae bacterium includes:
- the rpsM gene encoding 30S ribosomal protein S13, giving the protein MARIAGVDLPRDKRIDIGLTHIYGIGRKTASGILKTTGVPPETRVKNLTEEETARLREIIEKEYHVEGDLRRDVAMDIKRLIEIGSYRGLRHRRGLPVRGQRSKTNARTRKGPKRTIANKKK; this is encoded by the coding sequence ATGGCGCGTATTGCCGGCGTGGACCTGCCCCGCGACAAACGGATCGATATCGGACTCACGCACATCTACGGCATCGGGCGCAAGACGGCCAGCGGCATTTTGAAGACGACGGGCGTGCCCCCGGAGACCCGTGTCAAGAACCTCACCGAGGAGGAGACCGCGCGCCTGCGCGAGATCATCGAAAAAGAATACCACGTGGAAGGCGACCTGCGCCGCGACGTAGCGATGGACATCAAGCGCCTCATCGAGATCGGAAGCTACCGGGGCCTGCGTCACCGCAGGGGTTTGCCGGTGCGCGGGCAGCGTTCAAAGACCAACGCGCGCACCCGCAAGGGTCCGAAGCGCACGATTGCCAACAAGAAGAAGTAA
- the infA gene encoding translation initiation factor IF-1: protein MAKDDMIEAEGIVLDALPNAMFSVDIGNGHKILAHISGKLRMNFIRILPGDKVTVQMSPYDLSRGRITWRSK, encoded by the coding sequence GTGGCGAAAGACGACATGATCGAAGCCGAAGGGATCGTTTTGGATGCGTTGCCGAACGCCATGTTCTCCGTGGACATAGGAAACGGACACAAGATTCTGGCCCACATTTCGGGCAAGCTCCGCATGAATTTCATCCGCATTCTGCCCGGCGACAAAGTCACGGTGCAGATGTCGCCCTACGACTTGTCGCGCGGACGGATCACCTGGCGGAGCAAGTAG
- the rpmJ gene encoding 50S ribosomal protein L36 — translation MKVRPSVKPMCEKCKIIKRHGRVMVICQNPKHKQKQG, via the coding sequence ATGAAAGTCAGACCCAGTGTGAAGCCCATGTGTGAGAAGTGTAAGATCATCAAGCGGCATGGCCGCGTGATGGTGATCTGTCAAAACCCCAAACACAAACAAAAGCAGGGCTAG